A genomic window from Lotus japonicus ecotype B-129 chromosome 1, LjGifu_v1.2 includes:
- the LOC130730349 gene encoding uncharacterized protein LOC130730349, which translates to MRFTNKNSNNKHFGGKIVVLGGDFRQILPVMPKGRREDIVHATINASYLWDHCHVLTLTKNMRLQTGRSAAEVDELKKFSEWILSIGDGNAGKQVEDETILDIPHDLLIPHSGDAMASIVNSTYPSFLQDYENPKFFQDCAILSPTNEIVDSLNEYMMSLLPRDEKTYLSADNTCSSDINYDSQDDTHTPEFLNTINSSGLPNHLLKLKKGALVMLLRNIDQSAGLCNGTRLIITEMGKYVLEGKVISKTNAGKRVATPRLTLTPSDRRIPFKFQRRQFPIALSFAMTINKSQGQSLKSVGLYLPKPVFSHGQLYVAFSRVTHRKGLKILICDGDDSNSNSTSNVVYKEVFRNLV; encoded by the exons ATGAGATTTACCAAtaaaaacagcaacaacaagcATTTTGGAGGAAAGATTGTTGTGTTAGGTGGAGACTTTAGGCAAATTTTACCAGTAATGCCTAAAGGTAGAAGGGAGGATATTGTCCACGCCACCATCAATGCTTCTTATCTTTGGGATCATTGTCAT GTGCTTACATTAACAAAAAACATGAGGCTACAAACTGGAAGATCAGCTGCAGAGGTTGATGAGCTAAAAAAATTTTCAGAGTGGATATTAAgcataggagatggaaatgcAGGTAAGCAGGTAGAAGACGAAACAATCCTAGACATCCCTCACGATCTTTTGATCCCACATTCAGGTGATGCAATGGCTTCTATTGTCAACTCTACTTATCCGTCTTTCCTTCAGGACTACGAAAATCCAAAGTTTTTCCAAGATTGTGCTATTTTATCTCCTACAAATGAGATTGTTGATAGTTTGAATGAATATATGATGTCATTGTTGCCTAGAGATGAGAAAACTTATTTGAGTGCGGATAACACATGTTCATCAGACATCAATTATGACAGTCAAGATGATACCCATACACCGGAGTTTTTAAACACAATAAACTCTTCAGGCTTGCCTAATCATCTGTTAAAGCTAAAAAAAGGAGCTCTGGTGATGCTTTTAAGAAACATCGACCAATCAGCTGGATTGTGCAATGGTACACGTCTGATTATCACTGAAATGGGCAAATATGTTTTGGAAGGCAAGGTTATATCAAAAACAAATGCCGGAAAAAGGGTGGCTACACCAAGGTTAACCTTAACCCCATCAGATAGGAGAAttcctttcaagtttcaaagGAGACAATTCCCTATAGCGCTCTCTTTTGCCATGAcaataaacaaaagtcaaggacaaTCTCTAAAGAGCGTGGGGTTATATTTGCCAAAACCGGTGTTTTCACATGGCCAGTTATATGTAGCCTTCTCTAGAGTCACCCATCGTAAAGGATTAAAAATCCTCATTTGCGATGGTGACGACAGTAATTCAAATAGTACTTCTAATGTAGTTTACAAAGAAGTGTTTCGCAATCTAGTGTGA